A genomic segment from Lasioglossum baleicum chromosome 5, iyLasBale1, whole genome shotgun sequence encodes:
- the LOC143209094 gene encoding uncharacterized protein LOC143209094 isoform X1, which yields MGSSTASETTINTSTDSANTMLTMVTTTDGEQPDDSFDLIDIPSEMSPPASVPAAPPPDPATPPPPPPPPPNDDEYSQMDRIATTTGQISVATSRTETIARLDVRVSSTSNLLEDVDGPPVATTAMLAANNTGGETRLSSSGRTPPLPDLRTSDFFSTPVRGSVDAGQPDAGNSMLTLIVSKAREDGPSDRSCSRRSNSSFSEGKHSQRKPSVNVTTNPLDISLVGACTSNERPSEGPGRTGGSKIRGRGTGGNTAGSKRTTQAATIVVQQPSLSLDGSTGAATILLHPEVDVRRREENMRQLLDVANTLTLQEIHDFEMRYGSPHHSRSQSVKTPGSRSSGRPNYLCLPQQRSRVASMPNTGVEEEYYRQRHFSITAKGVVNRGDSLKSRRSRSNNSVASSNSSTEHLTASYPGSARNSAAGSLASSRESSASQGPTPYHVLMLGAPAVGKSSLVSQFMTSEYLHAYDTSIDDESGEKTVSVLLAGEESELTFIDHTCADMTPETCIASYEPHAYCVVYSTTDRTSVRVAEAVLQTLWRSDHVSARAVILVGNKVDLERSRLVSTAEGKSMATSYDCKFIETSVMINHNVDELLVGLLTQIRLKLENPERTRDLFRKRSRKNRSKSPLGSCSENNSPKKYRGSRTSTSLKVRNLLGKVWARDSKSKSCENLHVL from the exons ATGGGATCGAGCACCGCCTCCGAGACTACGATCAACACCAGCACCGATAGCGCGAACACCATGCTCACCATG GTAACCACCACGGATGGAGAACAGCCGGACGATAGTTTCGATTTGATAGACATCCCCTCGGAGATGTCACCGCCAGCTTCAGTGCCGGCAGCTCCACCACCTGACCCGGCTACgccaccaccgccgccgccaccgccgccgaacgacgacgaatatTCCCAGATGGATCGGATCGCCACGACCACAGGCCAGATATCAGTCGCCACCTCGCGAACCGAGACCATCGCCCGCCTCGACGTCCGAGTCTCGAGCACCTCGAACCTCCTCGAAGACGTCGACGGTCCGCCAGTCGCCACTACGGCAATGCTCGCCGCCAACAATACCGGCGGCGAGACCAGGTTGTCCTCTTCCGGCCGCACTCCTCCCTTACCGGATCTACGCACGAGCGATTTTTTCAG CACTCCCGTAAGAGGCTCGGTGGACGCAGGACAGCCGGATGCAGGCAACTCGATGCTGACGTTGATAGTCAGCAAAGCTCGCGAAGACGGTCCGTCCGATCGATCGTGTTCTCGGCGGAGCAACAGCTCGTTCAGCGAGGGTAAACACAGCCAGAGGAAGCCGAGCGTGAACGTGACGACGAATCCGTTGGACATCTCGCTGGTCGGGGCTTGCACGAGTAACGAGCGACCTTCGGAAGGTCCTGGTAGGACAGGGGGCAGCAAGATCCGTGGAAGAGGCACCG GGGGCAACACGGCCGGCAGCAAGAGAACCACGCAAGCGGCTACGATCGTGGTGCAGCAGCCGTCGCTCTCGCTGGACGGGTCCACCGGTGCGGCGACCATACTCTTGCACCCGGAGGTGGACGTCAGGCGCCGCGAAGAGAACATGAGACAGCTGCTGGACGTTGCGAACACGCTAACGTTACAAGAGATTCACGACTTCGAGATGAG ATACGGTAGCCCGCACCACAGCAGGTCGCAGTCGGTGAAAACACCCGGCAGCCGTTCGTCGGGCAGGCCAAATTACTTGTGTCTTCCGCAGCAGAGATCGAGAGTCGCCAGCATGCCGAACACGGGCGTCGAGGAAGAGTACTACAGGCAGAGACATTTCAGTATAACCGCGAAGGGGGTGGTAAACAGAGGGGACTCCCTGAAGAGTCGGAGATCCCGGTCCAACAATAGCGTCGCTTCGAGCAACTCGAG CACGGAACACCTGACCGCTTCGTACCCTGGCTCGGCGAGGAACTCCGCGGCAGGATCACTGGCCAGCTCGAGGGAGAGCAGCGCATCACAGGGACCAACGCCGTACCATGTTCTGATGCTGGGGGCTCCAGCCGTCGGCAAGAGCTCGCTGGTCTCGCAGTTCATGACTTCCGAATACCTTCACGCTTACGATACCTCCATCG ACGACGAGTCCGGGGAGAAGACTGTCAGCGTGCTTCTAGCCGGGGAGGAATCTGAACTGACATTTATCGATCACACCTGTGCCGATATGACG CCGGAAACTTGTATCGCGTCGTACGAGCCGCACGCGTACTGTGTCGTCTACTCGACAACGGATCGGACTTCGGTGCGCGTCGCCGAAGCGGTCCTGCAAACCCTGTGGCGAAGCGACCACGTGTCCGCGCGAGCGGTGATCCTCGTCGGCAACAAAGTCGATCTCGAGCGCAGTCGATTGGTCTCGACCGCAG AAGGCAAGTCGATGGCCACATCCTACGACTGCAAGTTCATCGAGACGTCCGTTATGATCAACCACAACGTCGACGAGCTGCTCGTCGGCCTGCTGACGCAGATACGACTGAAGCTCGAGAACCCCGAGAGGACGAGGGACCTCTTCCGGAAGAGATCGAGGAAGAACCGCAGCAAGTCGCCGCTGGGTTCGTGCTCCGAGAACAATTCCCCGAAAAAGTATCGCGGCAGTCGCACCAGCACCAGCCTTAAGGTGCGAAACTTATTGGGCAAGGTATGGGCGAGAGACAGCAAGTCCAAGAGCTGCGAGAACTTGCACGTCCTCTAA
- the LOC143209094 gene encoding uncharacterized protein LOC143209094 isoform X4: MGSSTASETTINTSTDSANTMLTMVTTTDGEQPDDSFDLIDIPSEMSPPASVPAAPPPDPATPPPPPPPPPNDDEYSQMDRIATTTGQISVATSRTETIARLDVRVSSTSNLLEDVDGPPVATTAMLAANNTGGETRLSSSGRTPPLPDLRTSDFFSTPVRGSVDAGQPDAGNSMLTLIVSKAREDGPSDRSCSRRSNSSFSEGKHSQRKPSVNVTTNPLDISLVGACTSNERPSEGPGRTGGSKIRGRGTESHPLVSTIHSWVRLFFPFCAIGGNTAGSKRTTQAATIVVQQPSLSLDGSTGAATILLHPEVDVRRREENMRQLLDVANTLTLQEIHDFEMRYGSPHHSRSQSVKTPGSRSSGRPNYLCLPQQRSRVASMPNTGVEEEYYRQRHFSITAKGVVNRGDSLKSRRSRSNNSVASSNSSTEHLTASYPGSARNSAAGSLASSRESSASQGPTPYHVLMLGAPAVGKSSLVSQFMTSEYLHAYDTSIDDESGEKTVSVLLAGEESELTFIDHTCADMTPETCIASYEPHAYCVVYSTTDRTSVRVAEAVLQTLWRSDHVSARAVILVGNKVDLERSRLVSTAEGKSMATSYDCKFIETSVMINHNVDELLVGLLTQIRLKLENPERTRDLFRKRSRKNRSKSPLGSCSENNSPKKYRGSRTSTSLKVRNLLGKVWARDSKSKSCENLHVL; the protein is encoded by the exons ATGGGATCGAGCACCGCCTCCGAGACTACGATCAACACCAGCACCGATAGCGCGAACACCATGCTCACCATG GTAACCACCACGGATGGAGAACAGCCGGACGATAGTTTCGATTTGATAGACATCCCCTCGGAGATGTCACCGCCAGCTTCAGTGCCGGCAGCTCCACCACCTGACCCGGCTACgccaccaccgccgccgccaccgccgccgaacgacgacgaatatTCCCAGATGGATCGGATCGCCACGACCACAGGCCAGATATCAGTCGCCACCTCGCGAACCGAGACCATCGCCCGCCTCGACGTCCGAGTCTCGAGCACCTCGAACCTCCTCGAAGACGTCGACGGTCCGCCAGTCGCCACTACGGCAATGCTCGCCGCCAACAATACCGGCGGCGAGACCAGGTTGTCCTCTTCCGGCCGCACTCCTCCCTTACCGGATCTACGCACGAGCGATTTTTTCAG CACTCCCGTAAGAGGCTCGGTGGACGCAGGACAGCCGGATGCAGGCAACTCGATGCTGACGTTGATAGTCAGCAAAGCTCGCGAAGACGGTCCGTCCGATCGATCGTGTTCTCGGCGGAGCAACAGCTCGTTCAGCGAGGGTAAACACAGCCAGAGGAAGCCGAGCGTGAACGTGACGACGAATCCGTTGGACATCTCGCTGGTCGGGGCTTGCACGAGTAACGAGCGACCTTCGGAAGGTCCTGGTAGGACAGGGGGCAGCAAGATCCGTGGAAGAGGCACCG AATCTCATCCCCTCGTTTCGACCATTCATTCATGGGTCAGGCTCTTTTTCCCGTTTTGCGCAATAG GGGGCAACACGGCCGGCAGCAAGAGAACCACGCAAGCGGCTACGATCGTGGTGCAGCAGCCGTCGCTCTCGCTGGACGGGTCCACCGGTGCGGCGACCATACTCTTGCACCCGGAGGTGGACGTCAGGCGCCGCGAAGAGAACATGAGACAGCTGCTGGACGTTGCGAACACGCTAACGTTACAAGAGATTCACGACTTCGAGATGAG ATACGGTAGCCCGCACCACAGCAGGTCGCAGTCGGTGAAAACACCCGGCAGCCGTTCGTCGGGCAGGCCAAATTACTTGTGTCTTCCGCAGCAGAGATCGAGAGTCGCCAGCATGCCGAACACGGGCGTCGAGGAAGAGTACTACAGGCAGAGACATTTCAGTATAACCGCGAAGGGGGTGGTAAACAGAGGGGACTCCCTGAAGAGTCGGAGATCCCGGTCCAACAATAGCGTCGCTTCGAGCAACTCGAG CACGGAACACCTGACCGCTTCGTACCCTGGCTCGGCGAGGAACTCCGCGGCAGGATCACTGGCCAGCTCGAGGGAGAGCAGCGCATCACAGGGACCAACGCCGTACCATGTTCTGATGCTGGGGGCTCCAGCCGTCGGCAAGAGCTCGCTGGTCTCGCAGTTCATGACTTCCGAATACCTTCACGCTTACGATACCTCCATCG ACGACGAGTCCGGGGAGAAGACTGTCAGCGTGCTTCTAGCCGGGGAGGAATCTGAACTGACATTTATCGATCACACCTGTGCCGATATGACG CCGGAAACTTGTATCGCGTCGTACGAGCCGCACGCGTACTGTGTCGTCTACTCGACAACGGATCGGACTTCGGTGCGCGTCGCCGAAGCGGTCCTGCAAACCCTGTGGCGAAGCGACCACGTGTCCGCGCGAGCGGTGATCCTCGTCGGCAACAAAGTCGATCTCGAGCGCAGTCGATTGGTCTCGACCGCAG AAGGCAAGTCGATGGCCACATCCTACGACTGCAAGTTCATCGAGACGTCCGTTATGATCAACCACAACGTCGACGAGCTGCTCGTCGGCCTGCTGACGCAGATACGACTGAAGCTCGAGAACCCCGAGAGGACGAGGGACCTCTTCCGGAAGAGATCGAGGAAGAACCGCAGCAAGTCGCCGCTGGGTTCGTGCTCCGAGAACAATTCCCCGAAAAAGTATCGCGGCAGTCGCACCAGCACCAGCCTTAAGGTGCGAAACTTATTGGGCAAGGTATGGGCGAGAGACAGCAAGTCCAAGAGCTGCGAGAACTTGCACGTCCTCTAA
- the LOC143209094 gene encoding uncharacterized protein LOC143209094 isoform X2: MSPPASVPAAPPPDPATPPPPPPPPPNDDEYSQMDRIATTTGQISVATSRTETIARLDVRVSSTSNLLEDVDGPPVATTAMLAANNTGGETRLSSSGRTPPLPDLRTSDFFSTPVRGSVDAGQPDAGNSMLTLIVSKAREDGPSDRSCSRRSNSSFSEGKHSQRKPSVNVTTNPLDISLVGACTSNERPSEGPGRTGGSKIRGRGTESHPLVSTIHSWVRLFFPFCAIGGNTAGSKRTTQAATIVVQQPSLSLDGSTGAATILLHPEVDVRRREENMRQLLDVANTLTLQEIHDFEMRYGSPHHSRSQSVKTPGSRSSGRPNYLCLPQQRSRVASMPNTGVEEEYYRQRHFSITAKGVVNRGDSLKSRRSRSNNSVASSNSSTEHLTASYPGSARNSAAGSLASSRESSASQGPTPYHVLMLGAPAVGKSSLVSQFMTSEYLHAYDTSIDDESGEKTVSVLLAGEESELTFIDHTCADMTPETCIASYEPHAYCVVYSTTDRTSVRVAEAVLQTLWRSDHVSARAVILVGNKVDLERSRLVSTAEGKSMATSYDCKFIETSVMINHNVDELLVGLLTQIRLKLENPERTRDLFRKRSRKNRSKSPLGSCSENNSPKKYRGSRTSTSLKVRNLLGKVWARDSKSKSCENLHVL, from the exons ATGTCACCGCCAGCTTCAGTGCCGGCAGCTCCACCACCTGACCCGGCTACgccaccaccgccgccgccaccgccgccgaacgacgacgaatatTCCCAGATGGATCGGATCGCCACGACCACAGGCCAGATATCAGTCGCCACCTCGCGAACCGAGACCATCGCCCGCCTCGACGTCCGAGTCTCGAGCACCTCGAACCTCCTCGAAGACGTCGACGGTCCGCCAGTCGCCACTACGGCAATGCTCGCCGCCAACAATACCGGCGGCGAGACCAGGTTGTCCTCTTCCGGCCGCACTCCTCCCTTACCGGATCTACGCACGAGCGATTTTTTCAG CACTCCCGTAAGAGGCTCGGTGGACGCAGGACAGCCGGATGCAGGCAACTCGATGCTGACGTTGATAGTCAGCAAAGCTCGCGAAGACGGTCCGTCCGATCGATCGTGTTCTCGGCGGAGCAACAGCTCGTTCAGCGAGGGTAAACACAGCCAGAGGAAGCCGAGCGTGAACGTGACGACGAATCCGTTGGACATCTCGCTGGTCGGGGCTTGCACGAGTAACGAGCGACCTTCGGAAGGTCCTGGTAGGACAGGGGGCAGCAAGATCCGTGGAAGAGGCACCG AATCTCATCCCCTCGTTTCGACCATTCATTCATGGGTCAGGCTCTTTTTCCCGTTTTGCGCAATAG GGGGCAACACGGCCGGCAGCAAGAGAACCACGCAAGCGGCTACGATCGTGGTGCAGCAGCCGTCGCTCTCGCTGGACGGGTCCACCGGTGCGGCGACCATACTCTTGCACCCGGAGGTGGACGTCAGGCGCCGCGAAGAGAACATGAGACAGCTGCTGGACGTTGCGAACACGCTAACGTTACAAGAGATTCACGACTTCGAGATGAG ATACGGTAGCCCGCACCACAGCAGGTCGCAGTCGGTGAAAACACCCGGCAGCCGTTCGTCGGGCAGGCCAAATTACTTGTGTCTTCCGCAGCAGAGATCGAGAGTCGCCAGCATGCCGAACACGGGCGTCGAGGAAGAGTACTACAGGCAGAGACATTTCAGTATAACCGCGAAGGGGGTGGTAAACAGAGGGGACTCCCTGAAGAGTCGGAGATCCCGGTCCAACAATAGCGTCGCTTCGAGCAACTCGAG CACGGAACACCTGACCGCTTCGTACCCTGGCTCGGCGAGGAACTCCGCGGCAGGATCACTGGCCAGCTCGAGGGAGAGCAGCGCATCACAGGGACCAACGCCGTACCATGTTCTGATGCTGGGGGCTCCAGCCGTCGGCAAGAGCTCGCTGGTCTCGCAGTTCATGACTTCCGAATACCTTCACGCTTACGATACCTCCATCG ACGACGAGTCCGGGGAGAAGACTGTCAGCGTGCTTCTAGCCGGGGAGGAATCTGAACTGACATTTATCGATCACACCTGTGCCGATATGACG CCGGAAACTTGTATCGCGTCGTACGAGCCGCACGCGTACTGTGTCGTCTACTCGACAACGGATCGGACTTCGGTGCGCGTCGCCGAAGCGGTCCTGCAAACCCTGTGGCGAAGCGACCACGTGTCCGCGCGAGCGGTGATCCTCGTCGGCAACAAAGTCGATCTCGAGCGCAGTCGATTGGTCTCGACCGCAG AAGGCAAGTCGATGGCCACATCCTACGACTGCAAGTTCATCGAGACGTCCGTTATGATCAACCACAACGTCGACGAGCTGCTCGTCGGCCTGCTGACGCAGATACGACTGAAGCTCGAGAACCCCGAGAGGACGAGGGACCTCTTCCGGAAGAGATCGAGGAAGAACCGCAGCAAGTCGCCGCTGGGTTCGTGCTCCGAGAACAATTCCCCGAAAAAGTATCGCGGCAGTCGCACCAGCACCAGCCTTAAGGTGCGAAACTTATTGGGCAAGGTATGGGCGAGAGACAGCAAGTCCAAGAGCTGCGAGAACTTGCACGTCCTCTAA
- the LOC143209094 gene encoding uncharacterized protein LOC143209094 isoform X3 yields MGSSTASETTINTSTDSANTMLTMVTTTDGEQPDDSFDLIDIPSEMSPPASVPAAPPPDPATPPPPPPPPPNDDEYSQMDRIATTTGQISVATSRTETIARLDVRVSSTSNLLEDVDGPPVATTAMLAANNTGGETRLSSSGRTPPLPDLRTSDFFSTPVRGSVDAGQPDAGNSMLTLIVSKAREDGPSDRSCSRRSNSSFSEGKHSQRKPSVNVTTNPLDISLVGACTSNERPSEGPGRTGGSKIRGRGTESHPLVSTIHSWVRLFFPFCAIGGNTAGSKRTTQAATIVVQQPSLSLDGSTGAATILLHPEVDVRRREENMRQLLDVANTLTLQEIHDFEMRYGSPHHSRSQSVKTPGSRSSGRPNYLCLPQQRSRVASMPNTGVEEEYYRQRHFSITAKGVVNRGDSLKSRRSRSNNSVASSNSSTEHLTASYPGSARNSAAGSLASSRESSASQGPTPYHVLMLGAPAVGKSSLVSQFMTSEYLHAYDTSIDDESGEKTVSVLLAGEESELTFIDHTCADMTPETCIASYEPHAYCVVYSTTDRTSVRVAEAVLQTLWRSDHVSARAVILVGNKVDLERSRLVSTAGRDIGPATRGLLAI; encoded by the exons ATGGGATCGAGCACCGCCTCCGAGACTACGATCAACACCAGCACCGATAGCGCGAACACCATGCTCACCATG GTAACCACCACGGATGGAGAACAGCCGGACGATAGTTTCGATTTGATAGACATCCCCTCGGAGATGTCACCGCCAGCTTCAGTGCCGGCAGCTCCACCACCTGACCCGGCTACgccaccaccgccgccgccaccgccgccgaacgacgacgaatatTCCCAGATGGATCGGATCGCCACGACCACAGGCCAGATATCAGTCGCCACCTCGCGAACCGAGACCATCGCCCGCCTCGACGTCCGAGTCTCGAGCACCTCGAACCTCCTCGAAGACGTCGACGGTCCGCCAGTCGCCACTACGGCAATGCTCGCCGCCAACAATACCGGCGGCGAGACCAGGTTGTCCTCTTCCGGCCGCACTCCTCCCTTACCGGATCTACGCACGAGCGATTTTTTCAG CACTCCCGTAAGAGGCTCGGTGGACGCAGGACAGCCGGATGCAGGCAACTCGATGCTGACGTTGATAGTCAGCAAAGCTCGCGAAGACGGTCCGTCCGATCGATCGTGTTCTCGGCGGAGCAACAGCTCGTTCAGCGAGGGTAAACACAGCCAGAGGAAGCCGAGCGTGAACGTGACGACGAATCCGTTGGACATCTCGCTGGTCGGGGCTTGCACGAGTAACGAGCGACCTTCGGAAGGTCCTGGTAGGACAGGGGGCAGCAAGATCCGTGGAAGAGGCACCG AATCTCATCCCCTCGTTTCGACCATTCATTCATGGGTCAGGCTCTTTTTCCCGTTTTGCGCAATAG GGGGCAACACGGCCGGCAGCAAGAGAACCACGCAAGCGGCTACGATCGTGGTGCAGCAGCCGTCGCTCTCGCTGGACGGGTCCACCGGTGCGGCGACCATACTCTTGCACCCGGAGGTGGACGTCAGGCGCCGCGAAGAGAACATGAGACAGCTGCTGGACGTTGCGAACACGCTAACGTTACAAGAGATTCACGACTTCGAGATGAG ATACGGTAGCCCGCACCACAGCAGGTCGCAGTCGGTGAAAACACCCGGCAGCCGTTCGTCGGGCAGGCCAAATTACTTGTGTCTTCCGCAGCAGAGATCGAGAGTCGCCAGCATGCCGAACACGGGCGTCGAGGAAGAGTACTACAGGCAGAGACATTTCAGTATAACCGCGAAGGGGGTGGTAAACAGAGGGGACTCCCTGAAGAGTCGGAGATCCCGGTCCAACAATAGCGTCGCTTCGAGCAACTCGAG CACGGAACACCTGACCGCTTCGTACCCTGGCTCGGCGAGGAACTCCGCGGCAGGATCACTGGCCAGCTCGAGGGAGAGCAGCGCATCACAGGGACCAACGCCGTACCATGTTCTGATGCTGGGGGCTCCAGCCGTCGGCAAGAGCTCGCTGGTCTCGCAGTTCATGACTTCCGAATACCTTCACGCTTACGATACCTCCATCG ACGACGAGTCCGGGGAGAAGACTGTCAGCGTGCTTCTAGCCGGGGAGGAATCTGAACTGACATTTATCGATCACACCTGTGCCGATATGACG CCGGAAACTTGTATCGCGTCGTACGAGCCGCACGCGTACTGTGTCGTCTACTCGACAACGGATCGGACTTCGGTGCGCGTCGCCGAAGCGGTCCTGCAAACCCTGTGGCGAAGCGACCACGTGTCCGCGCGAGCGGTGATCCTCGTCGGCAACAAAGTCGATCTCGAGCGCAGTCGATTGGTCTCGACCGCAG GACGAGATATCGGACCGGCGACGAGAGGACTGTTAGCTATCTAG